In Styela clava chromosome 14, kaStyClav1.hap1.2, whole genome shotgun sequence, the following are encoded in one genomic region:
- the LOC120340373 gene encoding uncharacterized protein LOC120340373: MKKFFYIVFCVALLIAIGLSSGGEIIDVGHPKFSLRLAQTATTALADRKVSRPPKQFRPQRDDRPRNLNSSEVEEKPETTGQNDATVWGAGKITGVVIGGIGVLTFSVTLIFIAIRPDCCTCDASCNCYGSCSYCC, from the exons ATGAAGAAATTTTTCTACATTGTATTTTGTGTAGCATTGCTTATTGCAATCG gTTTGTCATCTGGAGGAGAAATCATTGACGTAGGTCATCCTAAATTTAGTTTGAGATTGGCTCAAACAGCAACAACAGCTCTTGCCGACAGAAAAG TTTCACGGCCACCTAAACAATTTCGACCACAACGAGACGATAGACCACGCAATTTGAATTCCAGCGAAGTCGAAGAGAAACCTGAAACGACAGGACAAAATGATGCAACTGTGTGGGGTGCCGGGAAAATAACTGGTGTTGTTATTGGTGGCATAGGCGTATTGACTTTTTCTGTAACCCTGATTTTTATCGCAATACGCCCTGATTGCTGTACCTGCGATGCTTCTTGCAACTGCTATGGCTCTTGCAGCTACTGttgttaa
- the LOC144432031 gene encoding uncharacterized protein LOC144432031 encodes MKNLFILLLCVCVLGLHGVSPCKKLISQFTDFSEKEKPSRENTVRISSGSKYERPVMKYQPPVKVIADQQGNTVEATGGQSITVIVIEFSGGGFVVGIVGFIVYKLMFKK; translated from the exons ATGAAGAATTTGTTTATCTTGCtactgtgtgtgtgtgtgctcGGTTTGCATG gggTCTCACCTTGCAAAAAACTGATTTCTCAGTTCACTGATTTCTCAGAAAAAGAGAAACCTTCTCGAGAAAATACAGTTAGGATTAGCAGCG GATCCAAATACGAACGACCAGTCATGAAATATCAACCCCCGGTCAAAGTCATTGCTGACCAGCAGGGCAATACTGTAGAAGCAACAGGGGGGCAGTCAATAACTGTTATCGTCATCGAATTCAGTGGTGGGGGATTCGTAGTAGGAATTGTGGGCTTTATAGTGTATAaattaatgtttaaaaaataa